A DNA window from Salvelinus sp. IW2-2015 linkage group LG4q.1:29, ASM291031v2, whole genome shotgun sequence contains the following coding sequences:
- the LOC139024969 gene encoding uncharacterized protein → MDGIAGDLETGQAGNDVTHEEIICSVVGARCPAVLSIVEETKEVEKERDQGEDGSVKKPLLLQPHVLGEVKQIHRPVTQTGPADGADQNTSVQQELHSDNTEQPQRKGTSVGSQRNSDNLGDNECPICNELYDSQGDHRMALLNCDHTLCHCCLATILKRAADPSRVQCPLCRQKTPLLHWEIQRMQEDMMYHQVSSSERVLIITDTLPETIPAPRLCFAMEQRLQTRMESILLCGCCLYPPCLMQMMRQMQQHCRCCYLIFLVLLFLMEMSCLLVVFLPVIVLVLLFTLVK, encoded by the coding sequence ATGGATGGAATAGCGGGTGACCTTGAAACGGGGCAAGCAGGGAACGACGTGACACATGAGGAAATTATTTGTTCTGTTGTTGGAGCAAGGTGTCCTGCAGTGTTAAGTATTGTTGAGGAAACcaaggaggtagagaaggagagggaccaGGGAGAGGATGGCTCAGTGAAAAAGCCCCTTCTTCTACAACCGCATGTCCTGGGAGAGGTCAAGCAAATTCACAGACCAGTCACCCAAACAGGGCCAGCGGATGGGGCTGACCAAAATACATCTGTTCAACAAGAGCTCCATTCTGACAACACAGAGCAGCCTCAAAGGAAAGGGACAAGTGTCGGGAGTCAAAGAAATAGTGACAACCTAGGGGACAATGAGTGCCCCATCTGCAATGAACTGTACGACTCTCAGGGAGACCATCGGATGGCATTGTTGAACTGTGACCACACGTTGTGCCATTGCTGTCTGGCTACCATCCTTAAGCGTGCAGCAGATCCTAGCCGGGTGCAGTGCCCCTTATGTCGACAGAAAACTCCTCTCCTTCACTGGGAGATCCAGAGGATGCAGGAGGATATGATGTACCACCAGGTCAGTAGCTCTGAACGTGTACTTATCATCACAGACACTCTGCCTGAGACCATTCCAGCCCCACGACTCTGCTTCGCCATGGAACAGAGGCTGCAGACTCGCATGGAGTCAATATTGCtgtgtggatgctgcctgtacCCTCCTTGTCTGATGCAGATGATGAGGCAGATGCAACAACACTGTCGATGCTGCTACCTGATATTCCTGGTGCTTCTCTTCCTGATGGAGATGAGCTGTCTGCTGGTTGTCTTCCTTCCTGTTATTGTGCTAGTGTTGTTATTCACTCTAGTGAAGTAG